GGGCTAACTTACGGACCTCTTCAATAGCCTGTACCACTTGAGTCGTAATCGCAACCGACTGTTTAATCAATCCTTCAATTTGAGTTACCGTATCCTTTGTATGTTCTGACAACTTGCTTACTTCATGAGCAACGACCGCAAAACCTTTACCTTGTTCCCCAACATGTGCTGCTTCAATTGTAGCATTCAATGATAGTAATTTGATTTGACTTGCGATCCCCGACACGGTATCCACAATATTCTGTATTTTTTCTGAAGAAGCATCTAATTGACTTACAGATTCATTCATCATACTTGTTCGTACGTTTATACTTCCAATACGCTCATTAAGTTCATGCAGATGATTTCGTCCTGCCTCCGCTAATCGTTGCGACTCTTCTGCTGTATATACAGATCTCTTTATAGCCTCGCTTACTTCATGACTACTTGCCACTAGTTCCTCAACTGCAGCATTTGTGTCCAAACTTAATTCTTCTAATCCTTCGCTAAATATCGTGATTTTCCCTTTGAGTTCATTTTTTACAATTTCATATTGTTGCTCTTTTTCATATAAATTCTCTCTTTCATACGCCTCTAACACGAGTTGCTGTTCAAGGCTTAGAAGCTTACTAGTTGTCTTGATCATGTGCAAACGCCAGTGCTCATCCTGAATATCATCATAAATAACCTTTAAAAAGGCATTTTGCAAATTTTGAAAAGCAGAAAGATACCACTTCGGTTCAAGCCCAACCTTCTTATGAACTTTCGCAATCTTCAATCTTTTTGCAATAAACTCCTGATCTATATTACCACTGAACATATCCAACAAATGTTCTTGTAAGGTTGCTTTTAAACGCTCAACCGAACTATATTTAACAATGATTTCTTGCAATTTAGGGACATCAAGTACAGATTGATAGAAGGTGTTGGTTATCCAATCAATTCTCTTTTCAATGAGAGGCTTCATTCGGTGCAAAAGCTCAATATCATTTTCACTCAAATCGATCATCCGCAGTTGCTCAGTTATTTCCTGTTCACCTTCAATTTTAAGCTGTTTTGACTCTGTATTACTTAAGGAAGAGTTTCCACGCTTGGCTGAACTAGCCTGATCCGATAAATCGGGCTGCGATGTCGACTTGATTAAATTAGAAAAGGGACACTTCATAAAGTGATCAACACTCCTTGTCCGAAGACATATATTTAGTTGTTACAGCACATTATACCTGTGACATTAATCACTGTAAACAAATAATTACCAATCATTCGACATCATTCTATTTTTAATGACAATTCATGTCGACTCGATCTTGTGTCACGACCCTTTTGTAAATTAAACATAAAAAAGAGCTACTCCAAGTCATAAAGACCGGAATAGCTCTTCTTAATAAGGCTGGAAAGCCTATTATTTTTGGATGCTAACTACAGCACCGGATCCAACTGTACGTCCGCCTTCACGAATGGAGAAACGAGTTCCTTCTTCAATCGCGATTGGGGAGATCAGGGAAACTGTAACAGTGATGTTATCACCAGGCATAACCATTTCAGTACCTTCTGGCAGGTTGATGATACCTGTTACGTCAGTTGTACGGAAATAGAATTGTGGACGGTAACCTGTGAAGAAAGGTTTGTGACGTCCGCCTTCTTCTTTAGTCAAAACGTATACTTGTGCAGTAAATTCCGTATGTGGATTAACGGAACCTGGCTTTGCAAGTACTTGACCACGTTCGATTTGGTTACGGTCTACACCACGTAGCAATGCGCCGATGTTGTCGCCCGCTTGTGCGGAATCGAGCAATTTACGGAACATTTCAACGCCTGTAACAACGGATTTTTTAGTATCTTCGTGGATACCCACGATTTCAACTTCTTCTCCGACTTTAACAGTACCACGCTCTACACGGCCTGTAGCAACTGTACCACGACCAGTGATCGAGAATACGTCTTCGACAGGCATAAGGAATGGTTTGTCAACTGGACGTTCAGGAAGTGGGATGTACTCGTCGATTTGTTCGAACATTTCAACGATTTTCTTAGCCCATTCTCCTTCTGGGTTTTGAAGAGCTTCACGAGCGGAACCACGAGTGATCGGAGTGTCGTCGCCTGGGAACTCATATTCGTTGAGAAGGTCGCGAACTTCCATTTCAACCAATTCCAAAAGTTCTTCGTCTTCAACCATGTCGCATTTGTTCAAGAATACGACGATGTAAGGAACACCTACGTTACGGGACAATAGGATGTGCTCACGAGTTTGTGGCATTGGACCGTCAGCTGCGGATACAACCAAGATTGCTCCGTCCATTTGAGCTGCACCAGTGATCATGTTTTTAACATAGTCGGCGTGACCTGGGCAGTCAACGTGTGCGTAGTGACGATTGTTTGTTTCATACTCTACGTGGGAAGTGGAGATTGTGATACCACGCTCACGCTCTTCAGGAGCTTTATCGATTTGATCAAAAGACATTGCAGCACC
Above is a window of Paenibacillus segetis DNA encoding:
- the tuf gene encoding elongation factor Tu, encoding MAKAKYERTKPHVNIGTIGHVDHGKTTLTAAITSVLSKTYGGAAMSFDQIDKAPEERERGITISTSHVEYETNNRHYAHVDCPGHADYVKNMITGAAQMDGAILVVSAADGPMPQTREHILLSRNVGVPYIVVFLNKCDMVEDEELLELVEMEVRDLLNEYEFPGDDTPITRGSAREALQNPEGEWAKKIVEMFEQIDEYIPLPERPVDKPFLMPVEDVFSITGRGTVATGRVERGTVKVGEEVEIVGIHEDTKKSVVTGVEMFRKLLDSAQAGDNIGALLRGVDRNQIERGQVLAKPGSVNPHTEFTAQVYVLTKEEGGRHKPFFTGYRPQFYFRTTDVTGIINLPEGTEMVMPGDNITVTVSLISPIAIEEGTRFSIREGGRTVGSGAVVSIQK
- a CDS encoding globin-coupled sensor protein; protein product: MKCPFSNLIKSTSQPDLSDQASSAKRGNSSLSNTESKQLKIEGEQEITEQLRMIDLSENDIELLHRMKPLIEKRIDWITNTFYQSVLDVPKLQEIIVKYSSVERLKATLQEHLLDMFSGNIDQEFIAKRLKIAKVHKKVGLEPKWYLSAFQNLQNAFLKVIYDDIQDEHWRLHMIKTTSKLLSLEQQLVLEAYERENLYEKEQQYEIVKNELKGKITIFSEGLEELSLDTNAAVEELVASSHEVSEAIKRSVYTAEESQRLAEAGRNHLHELNERIGSINVRTSMMNESVSQLDASSEKIQNIVDTVSGIASQIKLLSLNATIEAAHVGEQGKGFAVVAHEVSKLSEHTKDTVTQIEGLIKQSVAITTQVVQAIEEVRKLAQNGKVQSEATNEVFLHILSTMQSSADEIIVVEEQISELIDTIKGIGSSTSEVAASAERLNKVSSEL